In Campylobacter vicugnae, a genomic segment contains:
- a CDS encoding YgaP family membrane protein, producing MSKFERVLRVIIGILVIVGVWYFYASWWALIGLVPLITGLIGFCPLYRVLGKQSCPFKKK from the coding sequence GTGTCTAAATTTGAAAGAGTTTTAAGAGTTATAATCGGTATTTTGGTGATAGTTGGAGTATGGTATTTCTATGCTAGTTGGTGGGCTTTGATAGGTTTGGTGCCTTTGATAACAGGATTAATAGGCTTTTGTCCTTTATATAGAGTATTAGGCAAACAGAGTTGCCCATTTAAGAAAAAGTGA
- a CDS encoding energy-coupling factor ABC transporter ATP-binding protein, translated as MSCSVTLKNIKAKIANRVLFENLNLNLSHKEKIAIIGQNGSGKSTLLEIIGGLNKPCDGSVEIFHEPMRKLNEFEKYRNLIGFLFQNSDDQFIAPNVIEDVAFSLLARGVSKDEARKRAEFMLGELGILHLRDEIVFYLSGGEKKLVALAGVLITEPKILLLDEPTTALDYDMQIKVANILSSLDIAQIIVSHDKEFINKVVDKVYFLNQNGLSLEA; from the coding sequence TTGAGCTGTTCTGTAACGCTAAAAAATATAAAAGCTAAAATAGCAAATAGGGTTTTGTTTGAGAATTTGAATTTAAATCTCTCACACAAAGAAAAGATCGCCATCATAGGCCAAAATGGCTCTGGTAAATCAACCCTACTTGAGATAATCGGCGGTCTTAATAAGCCTTGTGATGGTAGTGTGGAGATATTTCACGAGCCTATGAGAAAGCTAAATGAGTTTGAAAAATATAGAAATTTAATAGGCTTTTTGTTTCAAAATAGTGATGATCAATTTATCGCTCCAAATGTTATTGAGGATGTGGCTTTTAGTCTTTTGGCAAGGGGTGTAAGCAAGGATGAAGCAAGAAAAAGAGCTGAGTTTATGTTGGGTGAATTGGGGATTTTGCATTTAAGAGATGAGATAGTTTTTTATCTCTCTGGTGGTGAAAAAAAGCTTGTGGCATTAGCTGGGGTTTTGATAACCGAGCCTAAAATTTTATTACTTGACGAGCCTACAACTGCGCTTGATTATGATATGCAAATCAAAGTAGCGAATATCCTTAGTAGCTTAGATATCGCTCAAATCATCGTCTCACACGATAAGGAATTTATAAATAAAGTAGTAGATAAGGTGTATTTTTTAAATCAAAATGGACTAAGCCTAGAAGCTTAG
- a CDS encoding energy-coupling factor transporter transmembrane component T: MINPSISIACFTVFSFFVALSGEIYLTHFLPLIFLGLIKFRYIFEILKRLVFLNFFIILVVISVLLADNLNLALLIFARSNLIILFGLLSFHKLNSYSIALGISGLGMGNKTSYLFYFCVRFIEIGKMDFYKFKRTLKARNFNHKTSIFVYQTYANLVAMLFLSAFKKSQMLEKTMLVRGFDGKFYKFQNSIKFGFCDILLIILVFVSLILRQGVLV, from the coding sequence ATGATAAATCCATCTATCTCTATAGCTTGTTTTACGGTTTTTAGCTTTTTTGTGGCTCTTAGTGGGGAGATATATTTGACTCACTTTTTGCCACTTATATTTTTGGGTTTAATTAAATTTAGATATATTTTTGAGATTTTAAAACGGCTTGTTTTTTTGAATTTTTTCATTATTTTGGTCGTTATAAGTGTGCTTTTAGCGGATAATTTAAATTTAGCGTTGCTTATATTTGCTAGGTCAAATTTGATTATTTTATTTGGACTTTTATCATTTCATAAGCTTAACTCATATAGCATAGCACTAGGCATTTCAGGACTTGGAATGGGTAATAAAACAAGCTATTTATTCTATTTTTGCGTTAGGTTTATAGAGATAGGCAAGATGGATTTTTACAAATTTAAACGCACTTTAAAAGCTAGAAATTTTAATCACAAAACTTCGATTTTTGTATATCAAACATATGCGAATTTGGTAGCAATGCTATTTTTAAGTGCTTTTAAAAAATCCCAAATGCTAGAAAAAACAATGCTAGTTAGAGGATTTGATGGGAAATTTTATAAATTTCAAAATAGCATTAAATTTGGATTTTGTGATATTTTGCTTATAATTTTGGTTTTCGTCTCACTGATTTTAAGGCAAGGAGTATTGGTTTGA